One genomic region from Chloroflexota bacterium encodes:
- the rsmH gene encoding 16S rRNA (cytosine(1402)-N(4))-methyltransferase RsmH has translation MAIPIHKPVLLCEAVEALQAQPGKRYIDCTLGSGGHAKTILKEIMPDGQLLGIDADPKAIEIAKTRLANYIESTIIINDNFANLETICTESNFLPVHGILFDLGLSSTQLETSERGFSFQDDGPLDMRFSPAQELTAADIVNILPEDKLSQILKTYGEERHNKQIARHIIKSRPVNNTLQLANIVEKAIGIRRGKIHPATRTFMALRIAVNRELDNLATALKQTIVCLKHQGRLVVISYHSLEDRIVKQFMLRESKGCLCPPSTPVCKCGHMPSLRIISKKVITPSLTEIKSNPRSRSAKLRVAERL, from the coding sequence ATGGCTATACCTATTCATAAACCAGTGCTGCTTTGTGAAGCCGTAGAAGCGTTACAAGCTCAACCTGGGAAACGCTATATCGACTGCACTTTAGGTTCAGGTGGGCACGCTAAAACGATTCTGAAAGAGATTATGCCTGATGGACAACTTTTGGGCATTGATGCCGACCCCAAAGCTATCGAGATAGCTAAGACCAGGCTAGCCAACTACATTGAATCAACCATCATAATAAATGATAATTTTGCTAATCTCGAGACCATTTGCACAGAAAGCAATTTCTTACCAGTGCATGGAATTCTTTTTGACCTTGGTCTCTCCTCCACACAGCTCGAGACTTCCGAACGCGGTTTTAGCTTCCAGGATGATGGCCCTCTAGATATGCGTTTTAGCCCAGCCCAGGAATTAACTGCGGCTGATATCGTCAATATTCTCCCCGAAGACAAGCTAAGTCAAATCCTCAAAACTTATGGTGAAGAGCGTCACAACAAACAGATCGCCCGGCATATTATAAAAAGCCGCCCTGTCAACAACACGCTACAACTAGCCAACATAGTAGAGAAAGCTATCGGCATCCGTCGCGGCAAGATCCACCCAGCCACCAGGACTTTTATGGCACTGCGCATCGCTGTTAACAGAGAGCTGGATAATCTAGCCACAGCCCTGAAGCAAACCATTGTTTGCCTCAAGCATCAAGGTAGACTGGTAGTTATCAGCTACCACTCCTTGGAAGACCGCATAGTCAAGCAATTTATGCTAAGGGAAAGCAAAGGATGCCTTTGCCCACCGAGTACTCCTGTCTGTAAATGTGGGCATATGCCCAGCCTTAGGATAATCTCAAAGAAGGTTATCACGCCATCTCTAACTGAAATAAAATCAAATCCTCGCAGTCGTAGCGCCAAGCTCAGAGTAGCAGAGCGCCTTTAA
- the mraZ gene encoding division/cell wall cluster transcriptional repressor MraZ, with protein MFLGEYEYKVDNKGRLPLPPKFREELRGELVLTKGLERCIVIYPADEWHKVADTLSAQAVPSSKFRTMNRAMFGTAYGLSLDGQGRIALPSTLRNRVEIGDTAVVVGANNCIEIWNPILWDSEKTTAEEQLWQIIESLEEQR; from the coding sequence ATGTTTCTCGGCGAATACGAATATAAAGTTGATAATAAAGGTAGATTGCCTTTGCCCCCTAAGTTCAGAGAGGAACTGAGGGGTGAACTAGTTTTGACCAAAGGGCTAGAAAGGTGCATCGTCATTTATCCAGCAGATGAATGGCACAAGGTGGCGGACACTTTGTCAGCTCAGGCTGTGCCATCAAGTAAATTCAGGACGATGAACAGGGCTATGTTCGGTACAGCTTACGGCCTTTCGCTCGATGGTCAGGGAAGAATAGCCCTACCATCTACGTTACGTAATCGCGTTGAAATAGGCGATACTGCCGTTGTAGTCGGTGCTAACAATTGCATCGAAATATGGAACCCAATTTTATGGGACTCAGAAAAGACAACAGCTGAAGAGCAACTGTGGCAAATCATAGAAAGCCTCGAGGAACAACGATGA